The sequence below is a genomic window from Pleurocapsa sp. PCC 7327.
ACCGGGTGTCGGGAAAACTGCCATCGTAGAAGGATTGGCACAGCGGATTATCAACCGAGACGTGCCAGAATCGCTGCGCGATCGCAAGTTAATTGCCCTCGATATGGGTGCGTTAATCGCGGGTGCCAAATACCGAGGCGAGTTTGAAGAACGTCTCAAAGCCGTCCTCAAGGAAGTGACGGAATCAGGGGGCAACATTATTCTGTTCATCGACGAGATTCACACCGTCGTGGGTGCGGGTGCGACTCAAGGGGCGATGGATGCAGGAAACCTTCTCAAACCCATGCTGGCGCGGGGAGAATTGCGCTGTATCGGCGCGACGACGCTAGATGAATATCGCAAGTATATCGAGAAGGATGCAGCCCTTGAGCGGCGTTTCCAATCGGTGTACGTAGACGAACCCAGCGTCGAAGATACCATTTCTATTTTGCGGGGTCTCAAGGAACGCTACGAGGTTCACCACGGGGTCAAAATCTCTGATAGTTCGCTAGTGGCAGCGGCAGTGCTGTCTAATAGATATATCAGCGATCGCTTCCTTCCTGACAAAGCGATCGATCTGGTAGACGAAGCGGCGGCAAAGCTGAAAATGGAGATTACCTCCAAACCTGAAGAACTCGATGAAGTTGATCGCAAGATCCTCCAGTTAGAGATGGAACGCCTGTCGTTGCAGAAAGAATTTGACGAGGCTTCCAGGGCGAGATTGGAAAAACTGGAAAAAGAATTAGCCGATCTCAAAGAGGAACAGGCAAACCTTAATGCTCAATGGCAATCGGAAAAAGAGGTCATCGATAAAATCCGTACCCTCAAAGAAATCATCGACCAAGTTAATCTAGAAATTCAACAGGCAGAGAGAGATTATGACCTCAATCGAGCTGCCGAACTTCGTTATGGCAAGCTTACCGATTTGCAGCGACAGATCAAGGAAGCTGAGAGTCAATTAGCACAAAGACAAACGACAGGAAAATCCCTGTTGCGCGAAGAAGTTACCGAATCCGACATTGCTGAAATTATCTCCAAGTGGACGGGAATTCCGGTGAGCAAGCTAGTCGAGTCAGAAAAAGAAAAACTCCTGCATCTCGAAGACGAACTGCACCAGCGAGTCATCGGACAAGATGAGGCTGTGACTGCAGTTGCCGAAGCTATCCAGCGATCGCGCGCAGGACTTGCCGATCCCAACCGTCCTACTGCTAGCTTTATTTTCCTCGGTCCGACAGGCGTTGGCAAGACTGAGTTAGCTAAAGCGCTAGCAGCTAGCTTGTTCGATACCGAAGAGGCGATGGTTCGCATCGACATGTCCGAGTATATGGAGAAACATAGCGTCTCCCGACTGATGGGTGCGCCTCCGGGATACGTCGGTTATGAAGAAGGCGGACAGCTAACCGAAGCGATTCGACGGCGACCTTACTCTGTCATTCTCTTTGACGAGATTGAAAAAGCCCACGCCGATGTCTTTAACGTGATGCTGCAAATCCTCGATGACGGGCGTTTGACTGATTCGCAGGGTCATGTAGTGGACTTCAAAAATACCATCATCATTATGACCAGTAATATCGGGTCGCAGTATATCTTAGACTTGGCAGGGGACGAGTCTCGCTATGAGGAAATGCGATCGCGCGTTATGGATGCGATGAGAAGTAGCTTCCGTCCCGAATTCCTCAACCGCATCGATGAAATTATCATCTTCCATGGATTGCAAAAGCACGAATTGCGGCAAATTGTCAAGCTTCAGGTCGAACGTTTAGAGCAACGGCTAACCGAACAAAAACTGTCTTTGAAGCTGTCGGAAGCTGCTATAGATTTCCTGGCCGAGATTGGCTACGATCCCGTTTTTGGAGCTAGACCGCTTAAGAGAGCAATTCAGCGCTATTTAGAAACGGCGATCGCTAAAGCAATTCTACGCGGGGAATTCAAACCAGGCGACACGATTTTTGTCGATGTCGAGGACGAACGGTTAACCCTCAAGCGGTTGCCCGCAGAGTTGTTTACTTCATAAGAAATCAACTCCTTGCAAGTCTCATGGTAGGACGAGCAAAAGTTTGCTCGCCCTATCCTCGCAATCAG
It includes:
- the clpB gene encoding ATP-dependent chaperone ClpB; this encodes MQPTNPNQFTEKAWEAIVRTIDIAKQNKQQQIETEHLMKSLLEQEGLATSIFNKANVNVQRLRERTDEFIRRQPKVANIGDVYLGRGLDSLMDRAEAFRKEFGDDYISIEHLILAYAKDARFGRALYQEFGLNENKLKEIINQVRGSQKVTDQNPENKYESLEKYGRDLTQLAREGKLDPVIGRDDEIRRTIQILSRRTKNNPVLIGEPGVGKTAIVEGLAQRIINRDVPESLRDRKLIALDMGALIAGAKYRGEFEERLKAVLKEVTESGGNIILFIDEIHTVVGAGATQGAMDAGNLLKPMLARGELRCIGATTLDEYRKYIEKDAALERRFQSVYVDEPSVEDTISILRGLKERYEVHHGVKISDSSLVAAAVLSNRYISDRFLPDKAIDLVDEAAAKLKMEITSKPEELDEVDRKILQLEMERLSLQKEFDEASRARLEKLEKELADLKEEQANLNAQWQSEKEVIDKIRTLKEIIDQVNLEIQQAERDYDLNRAAELRYGKLTDLQRQIKEAESQLAQRQTTGKSLLREEVTESDIAEIISKWTGIPVSKLVESEKEKLLHLEDELHQRVIGQDEAVTAVAEAIQRSRAGLADPNRPTASFIFLGPTGVGKTELAKALAASLFDTEEAMVRIDMSEYMEKHSVSRLMGAPPGYVGYEEGGQLTEAIRRRPYSVILFDEIEKAHADVFNVMLQILDDGRLTDSQGHVVDFKNTIIIMTSNIGSQYILDLAGDESRYEEMRSRVMDAMRSSFRPEFLNRIDEIIIFHGLQKHELRQIVKLQVERLEQRLTEQKLSLKLSEAAIDFLAEIGYDPVFGARPLKRAIQRYLETAIAKAILRGEFKPGDTIFVDVEDERLTLKRLPAELFTS